Within the Gloeobacter kilaueensis JS1 genome, the region CTGCCCGAGCTGGTTGCCGACGGAGCTGGCCGTCGCCATCATCTCCTCATCCGGGGTCTGGATCTGGCGGCTGAAGAGCGTCATCACTCCCCAGACTGTGCCGCCCTCGGTAATCGGAAAACCGAACGCGCCGTGCAGACCGTCGAATCTGGCACTGATTGCGCGCACAAAGCTTTTGTCTTCGGTGACATCGCTCATCCAGACCGGTCGCCCAGCAGCCCAGACCTGTCCGGGCAGCCCCTGTCCCCACTCAAAGGTGAGACCGTCGGTGACAGAATCGAAGTGGGCGAGCGGCACGTTAAACTTGTGCCAGCTGTCGAGCAGGTACAGAGCTTCTGCCTGGCCGTTTACCAGCCACAGCTCGGCTAGATCCCACTCCAGCCCTTCGACTAAAAAGCGCAGCAGTGCCGGGGCAACCGTTTCCAGCGAAGTCGCCCCCACGAGGATCTCGCTCAGTTGGTGCTGGACCGCCAGTCGCCTCTCGGTGCGCCGCTGCTCGGTCACATCGATGGCGATGCCGCCCAGCAATTGCTGCCCGCCGCTGGTCTTGAACGGAAATTTGAAGACCAGCCACTCGTGATTCTTGCTGCCGGCTGGAACCATCTCAAGCAGTTCCCGCGAATTGCCACTGGCAATGATCGCTTCATCGTTGGTGCGTACCTGGCGGGCCACCTCCTCCGGCAGCCACTCAAAGTCTGTCCGGCCCAGCAGTTCAGCCTGGGTCGTGTTGAAGGTGCGCTCCAGCGTCCGGTTGATGTAGATGTAGCGGCCCTGCTCGTCTTTGATGAACGCCTGGGCCGGACCGTTGTTCATGAACGACTCGAACTGCAACTGGCTGTCGCGCAGGGCCGTCTCCACCTGCGAACGCTGTTTGATGTCCCAGCGCACGAAGGCATAGATCAGGCCAAACAACAGCAAAGTAAGGACGCCGCCTGTGGCCCACAGGATGCTCGTGAGCCGTCCCTCCGCAGCGAGAGCCTCCGAGCGCTCGGTCAGTAGAGTCTCCTCCGTCTCCACCATTTGAGCGACGATGCGGCTCATCTCGTCGGTCATCCGCTTGCCGACGCCAGTCTTGGTGATCGCGGCGGCAGCAGCAAACCCCTCACGATCGAACGTCCGTACAAAACCGTCGAGCCGCCTGCTTTTGGCTGTAACCAGTTCCTGCAGCCGCCGGACCCGATCTTGCTGGATCGGGTTGTCCTCGGTGAGAACGGCAACTTGATTGGCGGAGTTACGGGCGAGCAATTTGCCCGCTTCAAAACCGTCGAGAAAGCGTCTTTGTCCGCCGGTCAGCGCGTAACCACGGGCACCGGATTCTGTCTGAAAGACGCCTACCAGCGTGTTTTCGAGGGCACGCAGCACCTGATAAGTGTGGGCGACGCGCTCGCTACTACGCAGCGACAGCTGATTGGTGCGGTAAGAAAAAGCGGCGACGACGGCACCGATCACCAGGGCACAGGCGAAGCCGACAGCTACCTTGTTCTCGATCGACCACTTCATCGAACGATCTCGCCCGTTGCCTTAACCAACACCCTGGCGCTGGGGGTACTCACTCGGACGCCCCAATAAATAGCCCTGACCGTACTCAATGCCGAGGTTGCGGCAGCAGGCCGCCTCCTCCTCGCGCTCGATCCCCTCGGCGATCACAGCGATTGCGCGACTGTGAGCCTGTTCTGTCCACTGCCGGGCCTGCTGCTGTTGGACAGGTTGCCTGTCTATCTGATCGATGAGTGAGCGGTCGAGCTTGATGTAGGCGGGTTCGAGATTTTCAAGCAGCGAAGCAGGCATCGCCCAGGTGCCCAGATCGTCGAGGGCAAAGCAAAATCCGGCCCGCCCATACGCATCCAGTACCGCCTGTAATTGCTCAAAGGCCAGATGCTGGCTGCAGGTAACCTCCAGCACGACCCGATCGGCGCGGTAGCCGAGCCGATCAATTGCCCGTAGCAACTGCTCGATATCTTGCTCGGTTTTTGGAAACAGCCCCGGAATCAAGTTCAAAAAAAGTGTGCCGGGCAGCGCCTGACGCACGGCATTCTCAAGGTGAACGATGCGGGCTTTTTGATCGAACTCATAAGGGCCGTCGCCGGCACTCTCCGCCGCCTCCAGTACGGCGGGTGCGCCCAACACAGAACCGTTCGCATCGCGGCCCCGGATCAGCGCTTCGTGGCCCAGAAGACTGCTGTCTACCAGCGAGACAATCGGCTGAAAAACCGAAAAAAGACTCAGGTGTTGCATAGGCATTTTAATCCCCCTTCCCAGGATAGCTCCAGTATCTAGAGGCTACAAAACCTGCATAGTGGAGCTATCGTCGCTCACAGAAAATCCTGCTGGCACAGATATGTCTATCTCGATAGCGAAAAAAGACAAAAGAACCTAACAAGATGCTGTCAATATATCAAAGCACAGGAACGGGCGCGATCAAGCGCTTTATTTGGTGACGCCCGTGGCGCGGGCAGCCTGCTGGACAGCGGCGGAGACTGCTTCGACCACGCGCCGGTCGAAGACACTCGGGATCACCGATTCGGCAGTCAGATCAGCAGCGCTCGTCAGCCCGGCGATGGCGCGGGCGGCGGCCATCTTCATCTCGAGGTTGACAACGCGGGCGCGGCAGTCGAGGGCACCCCTGAAGATGCCCGGAAAGGCGAGGACGTTGTTGATCTGGTTGGGATAGTCGCTGCGACCGGTGGCCATCACCGCCACCAGACCCGCCGCCTCCTCGGGCAGAATCTCGGGGATCGGATTGGCCATCGCAAAGACAATCGGATCTCTGGCCATGCCGCTGAGCATCTGGCGGCTGACGACGTTGCCCCTGCTCACCCCCAAAAACACATCCGCCCTGTCCATCGCCGCCGTCAGATCGCCCGCCTCGGCGACGGCGACGGAGCGCTTTTCGTCGCTCAGATCGCTGCGGCCAGCACTCACGATGCCGTGGGTATCGCAGACGACGATCGAGCGGGCTCCGGCGGCGGTGAGCAACTGGTGGATGGCGATCCCCGCTGCCCCGGCTCCGTTGATGACGATCCGAACAGTGTCCAGGGACTTATGCACAAGTTTGAGGGCGTTTTCGAGGGCGGCGAGCACGACGATCGCCGTGCCGTGCTGGTCGTCGTGAAAAACCGGAATATCGAGGCGCTCCTGGAGCTTGCGCTCGACCTCAAAACAGCGCGGCGCACTGATATCTTCGAGGTTGATGCCGCCAAAGACGGTGGCGATCCGCTCGACCGTCTCGACGATCGCATCGACATCTTGAGTACCCAGGCAGACCGGAAAGGCGTCGAGGTTCGCAAATTCTTTGAATAAAAGCGCCTTGCCCTCCATTACCGGCAGGGCACCGGCAGGCCCGATGTTGCCCAAGCCCAAGACGGCGGAGCCGTCGGTGACGACCGCTACGGTGTTGCGCTTGATGGTGAGTTCGTATACCCGCTCAGGCTCGTCGGCAATCGCCAGGCAGATCCGGCCCACCCCCGGCGTATAAGCCATCGCCAGGTCCGACTTGCTCTTGAGGGGCGTCTTGCCCACGATCGCAATCTTGCCGCCCTGGTGCAGGTGAAAGGTGCGGTCCTCCGCCAGCAACAGCTTGAGTTCCGGAACGGCGCGCACCTGCTCGACGATTGCGTGGGCGTGCTCTTCACTCGCCGCATCGACGACGATATCGCGCACCAGAAAAGCCCGCTCCTGAGCCACCATCTCGATCGCACCGATATTGCCACCGGCCAGGGCAATCGCATCGATCGCCCTGGCGAGCATCCCTGGCTCGTTGGGCAAATGGATGCGCAGAATCAGACTGTAGCTCGAATTGGGCGTAAGACGAGTCATAGGCTGTCGGATCGAACCGTCCAAGTATAGCTTTCGGAGGTTTTAACAGCGGCCCTCAGACGCGCTGGGCAGATGCAAAACTTTCATAAATGGATCGCCAGTGCTTTTTCTGCTACATAATTATTTACGTAGAGTGACGCACAAGGTATTAGATGCTTCGCAAATCTCTGCTCAGCGCCGGCCTCAGTCTGGCTGTTCTGTTCGGTGCCATTGCTCCTGCCGTGCAGGCTGCCGACATCGTGGACACGGCGGTCAAGGCCGGTGATTTCAAGACGCTCGCCAAGGCTCTCAAGGAGACTGGCCTCGACAAGACCCTCAAGGGCAAAGGCCCTTTCACAGTCTTTGCTCCGACCGACGAGGCTTTTAGCAAGTTGCCGCCGGGCACCCTCGAAGCCCTGCTCAAGGACAAGGCCAAGCTGTCCAAAATTCTCACCTACCACGTCGTCGCCGGCAAAGTGCTCTCCACCGATCTCAAGTCGGGCGAGGTAAAGACCGTCGAGGGCTCGCCCGTCGAAGTCAAGCTCGAAGGTAGCAAGGTCGAAGTCAACGAATCCTACGTGACCAAGGCCGATATCGTTGCCGACAACGGTGTTATCCACGTCATCGACAAGGTGCTGCTGCCGCCGACGGGCAGTGCCATGAAAGGCGAGATGAAGGGCGAAAAGGGCGAGATGAAGAAGTAGTCTTCTTTCGCTCTGTCAGGATCTGGAGGCGCGGGTTACCCGCGCCTTTTTGGTGTCAACCGGTCTTTTCGCGGTGGACGAGGATCGCCCGCGCCTGGGCGAGGGGCTTGATCACCAGCTGATCGATATTGACGTGGGGAGGGAGGGTGACCACCCAGCGGACCGCCTCGGCAATATCTGCAGCTGTGAGCGGTTGCAGACCGGCGTAGACGGCCCTGGCGCGCTCGGCATCGCCCGCAAAGCGCACCAGGCTAAACTCGGTCTCCACCAGGCCCGGATCGATTTCACTCACCCGGATGGGCTTTCCCAGCCATTCGAGGCGCATCGTCTCGCTCACCGCCCGCACCCCATGTTTGACCGCCGTGTACCCGGCTCCCCCTGGGTAGGCTTCGAGCCCGGCGATGCTGCCCAGGTTGACGACGTGCCCCGCCCCGGAAGCTTCCAGGCGGCCAAACAACGCCCGGCTCACCCGCACCAGGCCGAGGACGTTGGTCTGGTACATGTCAAGCCAGTGCTTTTCGTCGAATTCGACGATGGGCTCCAGGCCAAGCGCTCCCCCGGCGTTGTTGACCAGCACCTGCACCTGCTCGGGCAAAGCGGCGGCAAATGCCTCGACGCTGGCCGTATCGGTGACATCGAGGGGCAGGGCAGTGCCGCCAATTTCGGCGGCCAGTGCCTCCAGCCGCGAGAGGCGGCGGGCACCGACGAACACCGTAAAACCCGCCTTTGCCAGAACCCTCGCCGTCGCCTCGCCGATGCCCGCCGAGGCACCGGTCACAACCGCTACTTTGAGACTATCCATGCTTTCTCTCCCCCATTCGTCCCGAAAACGATGGCCTGTAACCCGCCTGACATATCGGTGATTTATGCTACAGTGTAGGCCGTTTATCGAACAGAGGAACCGTAGACATGGCCCTCCGACTAGGTGATACCGTACCGGACTTTACCCAGGAGTCCACAGAAGGCCCAATCCGCTTTTACGATTGGGCGGGGGACAGCTGGGTGGTTCTTTTCTCGCACCCCAAAGATTTTACGCCGGTTTGCACGACCGAACTGGGCGAGGTAGCGCGCCTCAAGCCCGAGTTCGCAAAGCGCAACGTCAAGGTGATTGCCCTGAGCGTCGATGATGCCACCTCCCACGCGGGCTGGTCAAAGGACATCGAGGAGACACAGGGGCTGGCTCCCAACTATCCGATCCTCGCCGACGCCGATCGCAAGGTGAGCGATCTCTACGACATGATCCATCCCAACGCCAACGACACCCTCACCGTGCGTTCGGTGTTCATCATCGACGGCAAAAAGAAACTCAGGCTCACCCTCACCTACCCGGCGAGCACGGGCCGCAACTTCGACGAATTGCTCAGGGTGATCGATTCGCTGCAGCTCACCGACAATTACTCCGTCGCCACCCCGGCCAACTGGAAGGACGGCGACGACGTGGTGATCGTCCCGTCCCTCAAGGACGAAGCGGTGCTCAAAGAAAAGTTCCCCAAAGGCTATACCGCCGTCAAGCCCTACCTGCGCCTGACGCCCCAGCCCAACAAATAAAAAGCGCGGGGGCGGTCGGGTTGCCTCCGGCCCCCCCTTACCCGCAGCGGATCGCCGCGCGGCCAGACACCTATGAGTGCCCCATCCGTGCGCTGGCTACCTGTATTTGGCCTTGGCATCCTGCACAGTGCCATCACCCTCTGCTGGGTCTTCTACAACCTCTACCTGCCGCAGTTGCTGGGCGCATTTGGCTTTGCCGCCAGTGCGGTGGCGATGTTGCTGGTGGTCGAAGGGTTGCTGGGTGCCGTGCTCGAACCGGTGATGGGAGCGCTTTCTGACCGCACCCGACGCAACATCCTCACGCGCTTTTCGCTCATTGCCGCCGGAGTAATCGGGGCGAGCCTGCTTTTTGTCGGCATTCCGCTTTTCAGTTTGTCCGGCAGTACCGCCCTGCGATGGGTGCTGCCGGTGCTCCTGGTGGCTTGGGCACTGGCGATGACCGTTTTTCGCAGCCCCGCCCTCGCCCTTCTGGGCCAGTACGCGGCTCCCGCCTCCCTGCCCCTGGCCGCCGGAGTGCTTGGCACCCTGGGTAGCCTCGCCGCCGCCTCAGGACCGGCAACGCGCGCCTACTGGCTCAGCCTTGGTCCCCTTGCCACTTTCACTGTCGGCTCGCTTGCCCTTCTGGCCGGACTTTTGGTGCTGCGCTGGCTCGATAATCGCCTGCCCCTTGAGATGTTGCCCACGACTGGTCCTTCCCAATCTTCGATGCCGCTCTGGCTGCTTTTTGTCACCGGCCTGGGCGTCACCTTCGGCTTTCGCCTGCTGCTGGACGGCCTGTCAAGGCACCTGACGCTCACAGGAGCCGAACCGCCCGGCGGCCTGATTCCCGTTCTCTTCGCAGCGACCGCCCTTGCCAGCCTGCCCTGCGGTGCCCTGGCGATGCGCCTGAGCGGCAACTGGCTGATGATCCTGGGCCTGTTGGCGATGGCCACCTTTTCCGGGCTCTCAGCCTCGATCACCAGCCCCACCGCCAGCCTGGGCGTCGCCCTCGCCCTTGGCCTCGCCTTCAGCTTTGTCAACAACGGCCTTTTTCCTTTTGCCCTCGACCATGTAGCACCGGAGCGGGCCGGGTTGGCCCTCGGGCTCTACTTCGGTGGCACTGCTCTCGCTATCTGCCTGTTCAACGCTGCCGGACCTTTCTGGAAAACCGTCGCCCCTGCCAGTTGCCTGCTATTTGCCCTGCTGAGCTTTCTTTTTGCCGCCGCCTGCGTCGCCGCCGCCAGCCTTTTGTCATTTCTTACCGAGCGCTCCTTTGCTTCCCAGCGCACCTGAACTCTGTATTTCGGCCTGAAGGGCATCGGGTACATAAATGCTTCTCTGGCTTATCTGCGTCATTAACTATCGCCTTCCTCTTTCGCCCCGTTGGCCTTCTTTTTTAGGCATAGTGGCGTTGGGAGACATGTGCAGCCCAAATCGTCGTCTGGTCTGTTACCCTTGAGCTATTATCGAGAGTCATTCACCCGTCTTGATGGGGAAACCGAAAGTTTAAGAGTCTCTTCATGTCTGAGCCGCGAACGTTATCTCTGATTGATGATCTACGACGCAAACCTACTGAAGTTTCTTGGTTGGAATTCAAGGAAAACCTTTCAGACCCAGAGAGAATTGGTAAACTAATTTCTGCTCTGTCTAATGTTGCACGATTAGATGACCAACAGTTTGCTTATGTAGTCTGGGGGGTGAAGGATGACGACCACACCGTCGTTGGAACTGATTTTGATTCTAACTCTTGTATACAGCAACAGCCTTTAGAATTTTGGTTGGCCAATCGACTACGCCCCAGTATTAATTTTTCTTTTCGAGAGGTTGTGCATCCGCAGGGTCGCTTAGTTTTGCTAGAGATTCCCGCTGCAACCTCAGCTCCTGTCGAGTTTTCTCGGACAGCTTACATACGGATTGGTAGCGCTACTCCTTGTTTATCTGACTATCCAGGAAGGCTTCAAGCTTTGTGGACTAAGATTCGACCCTACGTCTGGGAATCAGGTATTGCTACCCAGTTCATTACTTCAGACGAAGTGCTGGAGCGCCTGGACTATGTTAGCTATTTTGATTTGATCGGACAACCTCTACCAGACAATCGAGCTAGTATTTTTGAGCGCATGAGAGCCGAGCAACTAATCCAAGTTGATGTAGGTGGGCAATGGAGTATCACTAACTTAGGTGCAATTCTTTTTGCTAAAAATTTGGAAGCATTCAACTCACAAATAGCCCGCAAAGCAATTCGTTTCGTATCCTATGACGGAACGAGTAGAGCCGACACAGTTATCAGGCGACAAGATTTTCTTCAAGGCTATGCCTGTGGTTTTGAGAGATTAGTAACTTTTATCAAAGCTACTTTGCCCAGCAACGAGCATGTAGGCTTAGCATTTCGCGAAGAGCAACCTTTATTTCCAGATATCGCTTTGCGCGAGTTGATAGCCAATGCCTTGATTCATCAGGACATGACCATTACTGGCTCAGGACCACAGATTGAGTTATTCAAGGATCGTATAGAAATTACTAATCCCGGAATACCCTTGGTCACTCCTGAGCGATTCATTGATTCACCCCCCCGCTCGCGCAATGAAGCTTTGGCTGCGCTAATGCGTCGTATGCGACTATGTGAGGAGCAGGGAACAGGCATCGATAAGGTTATTACTGCTGTTGAACTATATCAGTTGCCACCACCCGCTTTTCTTGTGGAAGATCAGGTGCAAGATGGTGCATTTAGAGCAATACTTTACGCGCCTCGGAAATTTGGGCAAATGACGCGCGATGAACGCATTCGTGCCTGCTACCAGCACGCTGTACTCAAGTATATCAGCAACGATAAAATGCAAAACAACTCTCTTAGAAAGCGTTTTGGTATTGAGGAGGGTAACGCCTCTCAAGTTTCACAGGTTATTACTCAAGCGTTGGCTCAAGGGTTAATTCGCCCAGCTGACCCAAGTAGGCCCAGAGCTGCATACATACCTTACTGGGCTTAATAAGGCACCACTGTCTACAGCAAGGTTTTGATCAGGTTTTGATTAAGTACGCTTATTTCAAGCCCTAAGGGATTGAAACGTAGTCGTGTCAAGGATCCAACTTTTGATCAGGTTTTGATTGGATGGCAATCGGCGTTCTAGGTCGAGTGGGTTCTCTTTTCTGAAACGAGCAACATCCTGCAAGCCTCGGGCGATCTAGAGTGATGGGTATGCATGGGCAGAGACCATGACAAGACGACAGAATTTTTTGCTTTACGGCGCGGCAACCTGATTGCCCGGACAGCACACGAGCGCGGGTTGAGGCCCATTCTGGCGGGCTGCTCCCAGGCGGTGGCGAGGCTTGGGGCGGAACTGGGGCTGGAGTACCGGATTTTTAATCTCGAGGACCGCGCTGCCCTCGATCGGGCTCTAGAAGAAGTGGTCGCTGTGCTGCACTGCGCCGGTCCTTTTGTGCGCACCAGTGGGCTGATGGTGGCGGCCTGCCTGCGCACCGGCACCCACTACCTCGACATCACGGGTGAGGTGGCGGTCTTCGAGGCGGCGATGGCCCGCACGAGCAGGCGCAGCGGGCGGAGTCATGCTCATGCCGGGGGTGGCTGCGACGTGGTGCCCACCGACTGTCTGGCGGCTTATCTGGCAGCGCAACTGCCGAGGCGGATAGCCTCGTTCTGGCGCTGCAGATTTTGAATGTTGTCTCGCGGGGAACGGCGCTCACCATCGTCGAGGGCCCCTACGAGGGCGGGCTGGTGCGCCGCGACGGCATCCTCACCCCAGTTCCTGCCAGCTATAAGACATGGACGTTCGACTTCGGGGCCGGCTCTCCGCATCGCAGCAGGCTACTTCCACAGCCATTCGAGGCTGAGGGTGAATCCCGGTAACGTTGACTCGCCTGACAGCGCAGCCGGCGATTGTAAAATTTCAACCGGCTGCCCCGACCGATAAATTTCGACTTGCTGGTTCTGCGGATTGATCAGCCAGCCGAGGCAAATACCACAGCTCAAGTACTCCTGCATCTTCAATCGCGTTGTGTGTAGATTATCGGAGGGCGACAACAGCTCCAGGACAAAATCCGGACACAGGGGCAGAAATTTCTGCTGCTGTTCGCGGCTTAGAGCCTCCCAGCGAGATTTCTCGACCCAGGCAATATCAGGCGAGCGATCTCCGCCACCGGGAAGCCTGAAACAAGTCGAGGAGTCGAAGACTACTCCAAGTAAGACCTTGCGGTTCCAAACGACAAAATCAGCAGCAAGTTCGACATTTTCTCTGCCGGTCTCCCCGCCCGCCGGTGCCATAACTACCAGTTCTCCGGCTCGGGTGCGCTCAAATTTAATATCTGGATTAGCCGCGCAGAGGCGATCAAACTGCTCAGCTGTGAGGGTAACGATAGGGCTGAGGTCGATGGTAAAAGCTGTCATCGCTGCAGACCGTCTTTGAACTTCGATTGCCAGATTTGCAAATCGCCGTTTAAATCTAACCTGTCGGAAGTGGTTGGCGCTGAATCTTGCTTCTCAAAACAAAGAGCCGGTAGTTACAGGACTGGCATTCAGTACGCTGTAATTTTCAAGATCCGGAGCCAGTCCAAACTTGTACAGAAAACCGGGTCAGGACTACCTCGCAGTTACACGGGTATACTCACTCCTGCTGGGTGGGGGCAGAGACGGCTGGCCGGGTTGGTTGCAGGCGGGCGAACAGGCGAGCCAGAACCAATTGCAAATCGTCTACCAGGGTAAAGACCACCGGCACGACGATCAAGGTGAGCAGGGTCGAGGTCATCAGGCCGCCGATCACGGCCACAGCCATCGGAGAACGCACCTCGGCTCCGGCTCCCCAGCCCAGGGCAATCGGCAGCATCCCGGCAATCATAGCGACGGTGGTCATCAAGATCGGTCGCAACCGGGAGCGACCGGCGTTCGTGAGGGCATCGCGGCGGGACATACCCTCCCGGCGGGCGAGCAGGGCGTACTCGACGAGCAAGATCGCGTTTTTGGTGACGAGGCCCATGAGCATGAGGATGCCAATCAGGGCGTAGAGGCCCAGAGCTTTGCCGAAGGCGAGCAATCCGAGCACGACGCCCCCCAGCGACAGGGGCAGCGACATCATGATCGTGAGCGGCTGCAAAAAGCCGCCAAAAAGCAGCACCAGCACCGCGTAGATGAGTAGCACCGCCGCCGCCATCGCTCCGCCGAAGTTCTCGAAGACATCCTTCTGGTTTTCGGCGTCGCCTTTGAGCTGGGCGCGCACCCCCGGAGGCAGGTTGCGCAGTGCCGGCAAGGCCAGTACCCGCGCCACCGCCGGTCCCAGTTCTGTTCCAGGCAAAAGATTCGCACCGACCGTCACCTGCCGGGAGCGGTCGTAGCGGTCGATCTGGGCGGTGCCACTGGTCATCTCGATGTCGGCGACGGCCTTGAGCGGAATCAGACTGCCGCTGGCTGTCGCCACCTGCAGGTTGCGGATCGTCTCAAGGTTGGAGCGGAAGGCCGGGTCGAGCTGGACGCGGATGTAGATCTGGCGGCCTGGCAGATTGAAGCGGGCCAGGTTGGCGTCGCTGTCGCCCAGGGTGGCGACCAGGGCGGTGCGGGCGATCGACTGCACCGAGACGCCCAGTTCGGCGGCCCGGTCAAAGCGCGGGCGCACCTGGATCTCGGGGCGGCGGATGGCGGCGCTGGAGCTGATGTCGGTGAGGCCAGAAAGCGAGCGCATCTGGTCTGTGAGCAGGGCCGCTTCGCGCTCGAGGGCAGCGGAATCGTCGCCTTTTAGCACAACCTGCAATGCCTTGCTGGTGTCCCAGCCGGTTCCGGCGAAGGCAAACCGGATGCCGGGAATCTCGATGAGCGCCTTTCTGATGTCGGCCTCGAACTGCTGCTTGGATTTGCGCTCACTGCGCGGTTTGAAGGTGACATAAAAATTGGCCTGGTTCACCCGGTTGTCGTTCTCCCAACTGCCCATATCCGATTCGAGCTTTTCTACTTCCGGCTGGGCCAGCAGAATGTGGTTGACCGCTTCGACGGCCCGGCGGGTGCTCTTGAAGGTCGTACCGGGGGGCAGTTCGATGTTGAGGGTGCTCTGGCCATCGTCGAACGACCCGATCAAGGCGGTCGGAATCGCCTGAAACAGCACCAGGCTCCCGGCAAAAAAAATCGCCGCGAGCAAGACGGCAACCAGCCGCCGATCGAGGGCCCAGCCCAGACAGCGCTCGTAGAAGCGCATGAGCCACGAGCGCTCTGTCCTGTCCGGCAGTGGCACCAGCAGATAGGCGGCCATCAGGGGCGTCGCCATGCGCGCCACCAGGAGCGAGAAGAGCACCGCCGCTGCGACGGTGATCCCGAACTGGCGGTAGAACTGGCCCTGGATGCCGCCCATAAACGCCACCGGCACAAAGACGGCCACGATCGTCATCGTGGTTGCCACGACTGCGAGGCCAATCTCATCGGCAGCGTCGAGGGCGGCCTGGAAAGGCGGCTTGCCCATGCCGATGTGGCGGACGATATTTTCGATCTCGACGATCGCATCGTCTACGAGAATCCCCACCACCAGCGCCAGCGCCAGCAGCGTCATGCTGTTGAGCGTAAAGTTGAGGCTCCTCATCACCGCAAAGGCAGGAATCGCCGATAGCGGCATCGCTAGAGCAGCGATAAAAGTCGATCGCCAGTCGCGCAGGAATACCCAGATCACCACCACCGCCAGCGCCGCCCCGAGGAGCAGTGCCTCGATCGACGCGCTGTAGGATTCGCGCACGTAGTCTCCGAGCGTCCAGGTCAGGTCGATGTGAATGTCGGAGGGCAGCGTGCGGCGCAACTGCTCGACTTTTTTGGCGATTGCTGTCTCAACACCTACCAGGTTGCTTCCCACCGAGCGGGCGACCTCGAAGGCGACGCCCGGTTTGCCGTCGAGGTAGGCGAGCTGGCGCTGTTCACCGGTGCCATCGATCACCCGGCCCAGGGTATCGAGCCGGGCGTAGCGCCTGTCCGGCAAGGCGATCATCGCACTGGCCAATTTTTCGACCGTGGGAGCGCTGCCCAGGGTGCGGATCACCTGCTCGCTTGTGCCCAGTTCCCCCCGGCCCCCCGGCAGATCGATATTGAGCGCACGGATCTGAGCATGGACCTGATCTGCGCCGATCCCAAGCGCCTGGAGTCTCTGGGGATCGAGCAGAACCCGCACCTCGCGGCTCACCCCACCAAAGCGCGACACCCGCGAGACGCCGGGAATCGAGAGCACGGCGCGGGAGATCTGGTTATCGACCAGCCAGCTCAATTGAGCAGCGGTGCGCTGCTTCGAGGAAACCGTGTAACCGAGAATCGGTCCGCCCACTTCGTCGATGCGCCGCACCACCGGCTGGTCGATCGCCTGGGGCAGCGAGGCGCGGATCTTGGTCACCGCATCGCGCACGTCGTTTACGGCCCGGTCGGTGCTGGTGCCCAGGATAAATTCGATGCGCGTCGTCGAAGAGCCATCGACCACCGTCGAGCTGATGTGCTTGATGTTGCCCAGGCTTGCCACCGCATCTTCTACCTTGCGCGTCACCTGGGTCTCCAGTTCTTTGGGAGCGGCCCCAAGCTGGGTAACCGTCACCGAGACGGCGGGTACATCGATGTCCGGATCCGCCGCGATGCCAAGGGTCAAAAAGGCTGCGACACCGCTCACGGTGAGCAGCAAAAACAGCACAAACGTCGGTACCGGGTTGCGAATCGACCAGGCGGAAATATTCCAGCGCATGGCAAAGAGCGAACGTTCGTAAGACAACCGTAGCTGTCAGGTTCTCTATCCT harbors:
- a CDS encoding efflux RND transporter permease subunit, with the translated sequence MRWNISAWSIRNPVPTFVLFLLLTVSGVAAFLTLGIAADPDIDVPAVSVTVTQLGAAPKELETQVTRKVEDAVASLGNIKHISSTVVDGSSTTRIEFILGTSTDRAVNDVRDAVTKIRASLPQAIDQPVVRRIDEVGGPILGYTVSSKQRTAAQLSWLVDNQISRAVLSIPGVSRVSRFGGVSREVRVLLDPQRLQALGIGADQVHAQIRALNIDLPGGRGELGTSEQVIRTLGSAPTVEKLASAMIALPDRRYARLDTLGRVIDGTGEQRQLAYLDGKPGVAFEVARSVGSNLVGVETAIAKKVEQLRRTLPSDIHIDLTWTLGDYVRESYSASIEALLLGAALAVVVIWVFLRDWRSTFIAALAMPLSAIPAFAVMRSLNFTLNSMTLLALALVVGILVDDAIVEIENIVRHIGMGKPPFQAALDAADEIGLAVVATTMTIVAVFVPVAFMGGIQGQFYRQFGITVAAAVLFSLLVARMATPLMAAYLLVPLPDRTERSWLMRFYERCLGWALDRRLVAVLLAAIFFAGSLVLFQAIPTALIGSFDDGQSTLNIELPPGTTFKSTRRAVEAVNHILLAQPEVEKLESDMGSWENDNRVNQANFYVTFKPRSERKSKQQFEADIRKALIEIPGIRFAFAGTGWDTSKALQVVLKGDDSAALEREAALLTDQMRSLSGLTDISSSAAIRRPEIQVRPRFDRAAELGVSVQSIARTALVATLGDSDANLARFNLPGRQIYIRVQLDPAFRSNLETIRNLQVATASGSLIPLKAVADIEMTSGTAQIDRYDRSRQVTVGANLLPGTELGPAVARVLALPALRNLPPGVRAQLKGDAENQKDVFENFGGAMAAAVLLIYAVLVLLFGGFLQPLTIMMSLPLSLGGVVLGLLAFGKALGLYALIGILMLMGLVTKNAILLVEYALLARREGMSRRDALTNAGRSRLRPILMTTVAMIAGMLPIALGWGAGAEVRSPMAVAVIGGLMTSTLLTLIVVPVVFTLVDDLQLVLARLFARLQPTRPAVSAPTQQE